In Acidovorax sp. GBBC 1281, a single window of DNA contains:
- a CDS encoding M48 family metalloprotease, whose translation MAASLFILSGVCGTTAVHAQAGLPTLGDSSDLTTAQERQLGDRIIRELYRDPDYIDDAVLNEYVDSIFQPLVKAARERGELSPELDERFAWEILLGRDRTVNAFALPGGYFGVHLGLIGVVSTRDELASVLAHELSHVTQRHISRLITQQNRQTPLMLGALVLGALAASKSPNAAQALMIGGQAVAVQNQLNFSRDMEREADRIGYGLMAPAGFAPQGFVAMFDKLQQANRINDNGSWPYLRSHPLTTQRIADMHSRLPPGGGAAAAPATPTLEHAMMAARARVLSRPGVDVWRQWTTEPLGTGFAAQPLPRRVAAWYAAALSASQLQDVPAARTALRGLMEAVRGDAPALRQAKLLSAEIEFAAGDFQAALQQLPAQATLASSAHPPAQAAAPTGRPEMLLRTQALLRTGNAQEMTGPLQTRVATHPHDATAWHLLAAVWQQQNHPLRAVRAEAEAHAARYDYQAAVDRFKAGQDLARKSGSRGGDAADYIDASIIETRLRAVDSLLKKQAAER comes from the coding sequence GTGGCCGCTTCCCTTTTCATCCTGAGCGGTGTGTGCGGCACGACCGCCGTGCATGCGCAAGCGGGCCTGCCCACCCTCGGCGACAGCTCCGACCTCACCACCGCCCAGGAGCGCCAGCTCGGCGACCGCATCATCCGCGAGCTGTACCGCGATCCGGATTACATCGACGACGCCGTGCTCAACGAGTACGTGGACAGCATCTTCCAACCCCTGGTGAAGGCGGCGCGCGAGCGCGGGGAGCTCTCCCCCGAACTGGACGAGCGCTTCGCGTGGGAAATCCTGCTGGGCCGGGACCGCACGGTGAATGCCTTCGCGCTGCCGGGCGGCTATTTCGGCGTGCACCTGGGATTGATCGGCGTGGTGTCCACGCGCGACGAGCTGGCGTCGGTGCTGGCGCACGAACTGAGCCACGTCACGCAGCGCCACATCTCGCGCCTGATCACGCAGCAGAACCGGCAGACGCCGTTGATGCTCGGGGCCCTGGTGCTGGGCGCGCTGGCCGCCAGCAAGAGCCCCAATGCGGCCCAGGCGCTGATGATCGGCGGGCAGGCGGTGGCGGTGCAGAACCAGCTGAACTTCTCGCGCGACATGGAGCGCGAGGCCGACCGCATCGGCTATGGGCTGATGGCGCCGGCCGGCTTTGCGCCGCAGGGGTTCGTGGCCATGTTCGACAAGCTGCAGCAGGCCAACCGCATCAACGACAACGGTAGCTGGCCCTACCTGCGCAGCCACCCGCTGACCACGCAGCGCATTGCCGACATGCATTCGCGGCTGCCGCCAGGAGGGGGAGCCGCCGCCGCACCGGCCACGCCCACGCTGGAACACGCGATGATGGCCGCGCGCGCCCGCGTGCTGTCCCGTCCGGGCGTGGATGTCTGGCGGCAGTGGACGACTGAACCGCTGGGCACCGGTTTCGCGGCCCAGCCGTTGCCCCGCCGGGTGGCGGCCTGGTACGCGGCGGCGCTGAGCGCCAGCCAGCTGCAGGACGTGCCGGCGGCGCGCACCGCACTGCGGGGCTTGATGGAGGCGGTGCGCGGCGATGCGCCGGCGCTGCGGCAGGCGAAATTGCTCAGTGCGGAAATCGAATTCGCGGCCGGGGACTTCCAGGCCGCACTGCAGCAGTTGCCGGCGCAGGCGACCCTGGCTTCTTCGGCACACCCGCCCGCCCAGGCCGCTGCGCCGACGGGGCGGCCGGAGATGCTGCTGCGCACGCAGGCCCTGCTGCGCACGGGCAATGCCCAGGAAATGACCGGCCCGCTGCAGACGCGGGTGGCGACGCATCCGCACGATGCCACCGCATGGCATTTGCTGGCGGCGGTGTGGCAGCAGCAGAACCACCCGCTGCGCGCGGTGCGGGCCGAGGCCGAGGCGCATGCGGCGCGCTACGACTACCAAGCGGCGGTGGACCGGTTCAAGGCGGGCCAGGACCTGGCGCGCAAGAGCGGCAGCCGAGGAGGCGATGCGGCCGACTACATCGACGCGTCGATCATCGAGACGCGCCTGCGGGCCGTGGATTCACTTCTTAAGAAACAGGCCGCCGAGCGCTGA
- a CDS encoding phage holin family protein: MKLILKWLLSAAALLFVAYVYSGVEVKSFTSALIAAFVIGLFNVVLRPVLVVLTLPVTVLTIGLFLFVINALMFWAAATVLGDGFQVRGFAAALIGSLIYSVLGVLIESALGGLFLKK, translated from the coding sequence ATGAAACTCATCCTCAAGTGGTTGCTCAGCGCTGCGGCGCTGCTGTTCGTGGCCTATGTGTACAGCGGCGTGGAGGTGAAAAGCTTCACCAGCGCGCTCATTGCCGCCTTCGTCATCGGCCTGTTCAATGTCGTGCTGCGGCCCGTGCTAGTGGTGCTGACGCTGCCGGTCACCGTCCTCACCATCGGGCTATTTCTCTTCGTCATCAACGCGCTCATGTTCTGGGCCGCCGCCACGGTACTGGGCGACGGCTTCCAGGTGCGGGGCTTCGCGGCGGCGCTGATCGGCTCGCTGATCTATTCGGTGCTGGGCGTGCTCATCGAATCAGCGCTCGGCGGCCTGTTTCTTAAGAAGTGA
- a CDS encoding TerC family protein, with protein MDFLTSPEFWVALGQIIIIDILLGGDNAVVIALACRKLPPAQRTKGIIWGTAGAIILRVILIAFAMTLLALPFLKFVGALLLVWIGIKLLAPDEDGHGDVAGSDKLFAAIKTIIVADLVMSVDNVIAIAGAAQNAGEHSMLLVVLGLLISIPIIVWGSQLVIKLMERFPIIITIGGMLLGWIAGGMLVTDPIFVNTERWSWAPKLGTLDAQGLAVISDTLYWAAHIAGALLVLVVGKVIVSRRAAAAPAAHG; from the coding sequence ATGGACTTCTTGACTTCACCCGAGTTCTGGGTCGCGTTGGGGCAGATCATCATCATCGACATCCTGCTGGGTGGCGACAATGCGGTCGTCATCGCGCTGGCTTGCCGCAAGCTGCCACCCGCCCAACGAACCAAGGGCATCATCTGGGGCACCGCGGGCGCCATCATCCTGCGTGTCATCCTGATCGCGTTCGCCATGACGCTGCTGGCGTTGCCGTTCCTCAAGTTCGTGGGCGCGCTGCTGCTGGTGTGGATCGGCATCAAGCTGCTGGCACCCGACGAGGACGGCCACGGCGACGTGGCGGGCAGCGACAAGCTGTTCGCGGCCATCAAGACCATCATCGTGGCCGACCTGGTGATGAGCGTGGACAACGTGATCGCCATCGCCGGCGCCGCCCAGAATGCCGGCGAGCACTCGATGCTGCTCGTGGTCCTGGGCCTGCTGATCTCGATCCCGATCATCGTCTGGGGCAGCCAGCTGGTCATCAAGCTCATGGAGCGCTTCCCCATCATCATCACCATCGGCGGCATGCTGCTGGGCTGGATCGCCGGCGGCATGCTGGTCACCGACCCGATCTTCGTCAACACCGAGCGCTGGAGCTGGGCACCGAAGCTGGGCACGCTCGACGCGCAAGGCCTGGCCGTGATCTCCGACACCCTGTACTGGGCCGCGCACATCGCCGGCGCCCTGCTGGTGCTGGTGGTCGGCAAGGTCATCGTCTCGCGCCGCGCCGCAGCGGCTCCGGCCGCCCACGGCTGA
- a CDS encoding DUF3717 domain-containing protein — MAVLHITDIEAAINHWRARSPSPDGVTLVPELVALAEVYALMVYWHEDEADEAGFPPAAMAAWRAWYETTPDTPCIAICSTSQGDEQCKGCGRSFAEVQHWLAMTPVEKRTVWRRITLESSAWRFNRYAERAAEGSTPAEAKAPA, encoded by the coding sequence ATGGCCGTCCTGCACATCACCGACATCGAAGCCGCCATCAACCATTGGCGCGCCCGGTCACCGTCGCCCGACGGCGTGACGCTGGTGCCCGAGCTGGTGGCGCTGGCCGAGGTCTACGCGCTGATGGTGTACTGGCACGAGGACGAAGCCGACGAGGCGGGCTTTCCCCCCGCGGCGATGGCAGCCTGGCGCGCCTGGTACGAGACCACGCCCGACACCCCGTGCATCGCCATCTGCTCCACCAGCCAGGGCGACGAGCAGTGCAAGGGCTGCGGCCGCAGCTTCGCCGAGGTGCAGCACTGGCTGGCGATGACGCCGGTCGAAAAGCGCACGGTGTGGCGCCGCATCACGCTGGAGAGCTCGGCGTGGCGTTTCAACCGCTACGCCGAACGCGCGGCGGAAGGCAGCACGCCGGCCGAGGCCAAGGCGCCTGCCTGA
- a CDS encoding YaeQ family protein gives MAIKSTIFKANLQIADIDNSYYADHSLTLARHPSETDERMMVRLAALALNAHQLQAVCQGDGTLAFGAGLSDPDDPDVSLTDFTGRKRLWIEVGQPEDKPLTKACSKSDAVIVYCFHHAAEVWWKGIQTKLSRLDKLQVWRLPAEASQALAALAERSMQLQATVQEGTLTLSSNLGSVHVEPQRWK, from the coding sequence ATGGCCATCAAGTCCACCATCTTCAAGGCGAACCTGCAGATCGCCGACATCGACAACAGCTACTACGCCGACCATTCGCTCACGCTGGCCCGCCACCCGAGCGAAACCGACGAACGCATGATGGTGCGGCTGGCGGCGCTGGCCCTCAACGCCCACCAGCTGCAGGCCGTGTGCCAGGGCGACGGCACCCTGGCCTTCGGCGCGGGGCTGTCCGACCCGGACGACCCGGACGTCTCCCTGACCGACTTCACCGGCCGCAAGCGCCTGTGGATCGAGGTCGGCCAGCCCGAGGACAAGCCGCTCACCAAGGCCTGCAGCAAGTCGGACGCCGTGATCGTGTATTGCTTCCACCATGCCGCCGAGGTGTGGTGGAAAGGCATCCAGACCAAACTGTCGCGCCTGGACAAGCTGCAGGTGTGGCGCCTGCCCGCCGAGGCCTCGCAGGCCCTGGCCGCGCTCGCGGAGCGCAGCATGCAGCTGCAGGCCACGGTGCAGGAGGGCACGCTCACCCTGAGCAGCAACCTGGGCAGCGTGCACGTGGAGCCCCAGCGCTGGAAGTGA
- the purB gene encoding adenylosuccinate lyase, whose protein sequence is MSLSTITALSPLDGRYAAKLSALRPIMSEHGYMHRRVQVEVAWFIALSDAGFAEFKPLTTGARAYLLGLVKNFSETDSAAIKDIEKTTNHDVKAVEYWLKGKFEARPELEKAAEFVHFACTSEDINNTSHALQLRSGRDQVVLPGLDRIVLKLREMAHMYAAVPMLSRTHGQTASPTTVGKELANVVVRLQTACERVASVKMLGKMNGAVGNYNAHLSAWPDFDWEAFSKRVVETPEPLGLGLTFQPYSIQIEPHDYMAELFDAVARANTILIDLSRDIWGYVSLGYFKQKLKAGEIGSSTMPHKVNPIDFENAEGNLGLANALLKHLSEKLPVSRWQRDLTDSTVLRNIGVALGYAALAYTSLMTGLNKLELNEEALSDDLNASWEVLAEPIQTVMRRFGVPGAYEKLKEVTRGKTVTAEALHGLIRSLEIPEAEKERLLAMTPGSYIGKAAELARRV, encoded by the coding sequence ATGAGCCTGTCCACCATCACCGCCCTCTCGCCCCTCGACGGCCGCTACGCCGCCAAACTCTCCGCCCTGCGCCCGATCATGAGCGAGCACGGCTACATGCACCGCCGGGTGCAGGTGGAAGTGGCCTGGTTCATCGCGCTGTCGGATGCGGGCTTCGCCGAGTTCAAGCCCCTGACCACCGGCGCACGCGCCTACCTGCTGGGGCTGGTGAAGAATTTTTCCGAAACCGATTCGGCCGCCATCAAGGACATCGAGAAGACCACCAACCACGACGTGAAGGCCGTGGAATATTGGCTCAAGGGCAAGTTCGAGGCCCGCCCCGAGCTGGAGAAGGCGGCCGAGTTCGTGCACTTCGCCTGCACCAGCGAAGACATCAACAACACCAGCCACGCCCTGCAGTTGCGCTCCGGCCGCGATCAGGTCGTGCTGCCGGGCCTGGACCGCATCGTGCTCAAGCTGCGCGAGATGGCCCACATGTACGCCGCCGTGCCCATGCTGAGCCGCACGCACGGCCAGACCGCCAGCCCCACCACGGTGGGCAAGGAACTGGCCAACGTGGTCGTGCGGCTGCAGACCGCCTGCGAGCGCGTGGCCTCGGTCAAGATGCTGGGCAAGATGAACGGCGCCGTGGGCAACTACAACGCCCACCTGTCCGCCTGGCCCGACTTCGACTGGGAAGCCTTCAGCAAGCGCGTGGTGGAAACGCCCGAGCCCCTGGGCCTGGGCCTGACCTTCCAGCCCTACAGCATCCAGATCGAGCCGCACGACTACATGGCCGAACTGTTCGACGCCGTGGCGCGCGCCAACACCATCCTCATCGACCTGTCGCGCGACATCTGGGGCTATGTGAGCCTGGGCTACTTCAAGCAAAAGCTCAAGGCCGGCGAGATCGGCTCCTCCACCATGCCGCACAAGGTCAACCCGATCGACTTCGAGAACGCCGAAGGCAACCTGGGCCTGGCCAACGCGCTGCTCAAGCACCTGTCCGAGAAGCTGCCCGTGAGCCGCTGGCAGCGCGACCTGACCGACAGCACCGTGCTGCGCAACATCGGCGTGGCCTTGGGCTACGCGGCCCTGGCGTACACCTCGCTCATGACCGGCCTGAACAAGCTGGAACTGAACGAAGAAGCGCTGTCGGACGACCTGAACGCCTCCTGGGAAGTGCTGGCCGAGCCGATCCAGACGGTGATGCGCCGCTTCGGCGTGCCGGGGGCCTACGAAAAGCTCAAGGAAGTCACCCGCGGAAAGACCGTGACGGCCGAGGCCCTGCACGGGCTGATCCGCAGCCTGGAGATTCCCGAGGCCGAAAAAGAGCGCCTGCTCGCCATGACGCCCGGCAGCTACATCGGCAAGGCCGCCGAGCTGGCGCGCCGCGTCTGA
- a CDS encoding glutathione S-transferase family protein, giving the protein MKLIGSSASPYVRKVRIVMAEKKLDYRFIEEDVWAEDTTIATSNPLGKVPCLVMEGGEAVFDSRVIVEYLDTLSPVGRLIPTQGRERAEVKTWEALADGVMDAGVLARLESRWAGRQEGERSQAWIDRQLGKVEAGIKAMAQGLGEKPYCSGIHMSLSDIAVGCALGWIGFRFPEIEWRAEHANLARLLDKLEQRVSFADTRPA; this is encoded by the coding sequence ATGAAATTGATCGGATCCTCAGCCAGCCCCTATGTGCGTAAGGTGCGCATCGTGATGGCCGAGAAGAAGCTGGACTACCGCTTCATCGAGGAAGACGTCTGGGCCGAGGACACCACCATCGCCACCTCCAACCCGCTGGGCAAGGTGCCGTGCCTGGTGATGGAAGGCGGAGAGGCCGTGTTCGATTCGCGCGTGATCGTCGAATACCTGGACACCCTCTCGCCCGTGGGCCGGCTGATTCCCACGCAAGGGCGGGAGCGCGCCGAGGTCAAGACCTGGGAGGCCCTGGCCGACGGCGTGATGGACGCTGGCGTGCTCGCCCGGCTCGAGTCGCGCTGGGCCGGCCGCCAGGAGGGCGAACGCAGCCAGGCGTGGATCGACCGGCAGCTCGGCAAGGTCGAGGCGGGCATCAAGGCCATGGCCCAGGGCCTGGGCGAGAAGCCCTACTGCAGCGGCATCCACATGAGCCTGTCCGACATCGCCGTGGGCTGCGCGCTGGGCTGGATCGGCTTTCGCTTTCCTGAAATCGAATGGCGTGCCGAGCATGCCAACCTCGCCCGCTTGCTGGACAAGCTGGAGCAGCGCGTGAGCTTCGCCGACACACGGCCTGCCTGA
- a CDS encoding glutathione peroxidase — MLRRVLCLALAAAPLALSGLPARAAGPASATEDGTCPPLLRHTPLRLQDELPQPLCQYRNKVLLVVNTASYCGFTGQYQGLEALYARYKDRGLVVLGFPSNDFSQEGGSNAQIADFCESTFGVKFPMFAKSRVVGADASPLYRELKAQAGEAPRWNFHKYLVGRDGKVAGSFASVVEPSDPRLVRAIEQQLDAGRPKPSPF, encoded by the coding sequence ATGCTGCGCCGAGTCCTTTGCCTTGCCCTGGCGGCTGCGCCGCTCGCCCTGTCCGGCCTTCCCGCGCGGGCCGCGGGCCCGGCGTCCGCGACGGAAGACGGTACCTGCCCGCCCCTGCTGCGCCACACCCCCCTGCGCCTGCAGGACGAACTGCCCCAGCCGCTGTGCCAGTACCGCAACAAGGTGCTGCTGGTCGTCAACACGGCCAGCTACTGCGGCTTCACGGGACAGTACCAGGGGCTGGAGGCCCTGTACGCGCGCTACAAGGACCGGGGGCTGGTGGTGCTGGGGTTTCCTTCCAACGATTTCTCCCAGGAGGGCGGCAGCAATGCGCAGATCGCCGACTTCTGCGAGAGCACCTTCGGCGTCAAGTTTCCGATGTTCGCCAAGAGCCGGGTCGTCGGGGCCGATGCCTCGCCGCTGTACAGGGAACTGAAAGCCCAGGCCGGCGAGGCGCCCCGCTGGAACTTCCACAAGTACCTGGTGGGCCGGGACGGCAAGGTGGCCGGCAGTTTCGCCAGCGTGGTGGAGCCTAGCGACCCGCGGCTGGTGCGTGCGATCGAGCAGCAACTGGACGCCGGGCGACCGAAACCGTCACCGTTCTGA
- a CDS encoding HD-GYP domain-containing protein yields MNLVALNIESIQLGSPLPFILRGADGVLLAQKGYVIRTRNELDVLLSRGLQLCVDTDESGDSHRAYLAQLQQMLMSDTSLGQIASMKISAGAQSSRDRAEGGPPDWPGLQLRATQLLRAPQAHDFPDRFDALHRELALHCRQSPDAVLLALIYLSGHETRQYSGTHAMLVACVCMLVAVEQLRWPVERVMQTGRAALSMNIAMTALQDQLAVQAQPLTSDQIAAVESHAARSETLLRQLGVHDPVWLEAVRCHHHRSPGPLADKSEGEQIARLIQRADVFGARLAPRASRAPMPVTAAMQASYYDESHQVDEAGSALVKTLGVYPPGAFVRLVSQEIAVTLRRGGSATTPRVAVVLNRNGMPTGELIPRDTAQPAWKVTGAIAQRDVRVQLQLNRLLSLV; encoded by the coding sequence ATGAACCTCGTTGCGCTGAACATCGAATCGATCCAGCTCGGCTCCCCGCTTCCCTTCATCCTGCGCGGGGCCGATGGCGTGCTGCTGGCGCAAAAAGGCTACGTGATCCGCACGCGCAACGAGCTGGACGTCCTGCTGTCGCGCGGCCTGCAGCTGTGCGTGGACACCGACGAATCGGGCGACAGCCACCGCGCCTATCTGGCGCAGCTGCAGCAGATGCTGATGTCCGACACCTCGCTCGGCCAGATCGCCTCCATGAAGATCAGCGCCGGGGCCCAGTCCTCGCGCGACCGCGCCGAAGGCGGCCCGCCCGATTGGCCGGGGCTGCAGCTGCGGGCCACGCAGTTGCTGCGCGCGCCGCAGGCGCATGACTTTCCCGACCGCTTCGATGCGCTGCACCGCGAACTCGCCCTGCACTGCCGCCAGAGCCCCGACGCGGTCCTGCTCGCCCTCATCTACCTGTCCGGCCACGAAACCCGGCAGTACAGCGGCACCCACGCCATGCTCGTGGCCTGCGTGTGCATGCTGGTCGCCGTCGAGCAACTGCGCTGGCCGGTGGAGCGCGTGATGCAGACCGGGCGTGCGGCGCTGTCCATGAACATCGCCATGACCGCGCTGCAGGACCAGCTGGCCGTGCAGGCCCAGCCGCTCACCTCGGACCAGATCGCCGCGGTGGAAAGCCATGCCGCCCGATCCGAGACCCTGCTGCGCCAGCTGGGCGTGCACGACCCGGTGTGGCTGGAAGCCGTGCGCTGCCACCACCACCGCTCGCCGGGCCCGCTGGCCGACAAGAGCGAAGGCGAGCAGATCGCCCGGCTGATCCAGCGCGCGGACGTGTTCGGCGCCCGCCTGGCCCCCCGCGCCTCGCGCGCGCCGATGCCCGTCACCGCAGCGATGCAGGCGAGCTACTACGACGAATCGCACCAGGTGGATGAAGCCGGTTCGGCCTTGGTGAAAACCCTGGGCGTGTACCCGCCGGGCGCGTTCGTGCGGCTGGTGAGCCAGGAGATCGCCGTCACCCTGCGCCGCGGCGGCAGCGCCACCACGCCGCGCGTGGCCGTGGTGCTCAACCGCAACGGCATGCCCACCGGAGAGCTCATTCCGCGCGACACCGCCCAGCCGGCCTGGAAGGTGACCGGCGCCATCGCCCAGCGCGATGTGCGCGTGCAGCTGCAGTTGAACCGCTTGCTGAGCCTGGTCTGA
- a CDS encoding efflux RND transporter permease subunit has translation MNLSAWSIRNPIPAAMLFVLLSFAGMLSFHAMKVQNFPDMDLPVVMVTASLPGAAPGQLETDVARKIENAIATTQGLKHITSTLVDGTATIAAEFQLEKPVQEAVDDVRSAVSRVRADLPADLRDPIVAKLELSSQPILAFAIASDRLDDEALSWFVDDTLTRRLLAVPGVGAVNRVGGVSREVRVSLDPLRLQALRATAADVSRQLRQVQIESAGGRADLGGAEQPVRTIATVQTAQEIGAMDIPLTDGRHIRLDQVATISDTVAEQRTAALLDGKPVIGFEVSRSRGASEVEVGAGVQRALDKLQAERPDLHLTRTVDFVDIASDEYDSSMRLLYEGAILAVVVVWLFLRDWRATIVSAVALPLSVIPAFIGMHLLGFSINIITLLALSLVVGILVDDAIVEVENIVRHLRMGKSPYQAAMEAADEIGLAVIATTFTLIAVFLPTAFMSGIAGRFFKQFGWTAALAVFASLVVARLLTPMMAAYIMKPMVAQEKEPRWLGTYMRASAWCLRHRVITLLGALLFFAGSIALIPLLPSGFIPADDNAQTQVNLELPPGSLLADARVAVAQATERVQRVGHVASIYTTIGGGSAGSDPFAGAGVGDPRKATLTLRMDPRGERPRKQVIEQQLRAALEDLPGVRVKIGLGGSNDKYVLALASEDPQALATAAQAVERGIRTIPGIGGVSSTASLVRPEIAVRPDFARAADLGVTSSAIAETLRVATVGDYDQYLPKLNLAQRQVPIVVRLDNAAREDLSVLERLTVPGARGPVRLGEVATLEVAGGPAVISRYDRSRNVNFEIELGARGLGEVTEAVKQLPAVAQLPASVRLIDVGDAEMMGELFASFGLAMLTGVICIYLVLVLLFKDFLQPVTILAALPLSLGGAFVALLVAGKSFSMPSLIGLIMLMGIATKNSILLVEYAIVARRDQGMSRWDALLDACHKRARPIIMTTLAMGAGMMPIALALGSADMSFRSPMAVAVIGGLITSTVLSLLVVPAVFTYVDDFAQWFQRRVMRRPPPAPQAPRAPEAPHPL, from the coding sequence ATGAACCTCTCCGCCTGGTCCATCCGAAACCCGATTCCGGCCGCGATGCTGTTCGTGCTGCTCTCCTTCGCGGGGATGCTGTCGTTCCACGCGATGAAGGTGCAGAACTTTCCCGACATGGACCTGCCCGTGGTCATGGTCACCGCGTCGCTGCCGGGCGCGGCGCCGGGGCAGCTGGAAACCGACGTGGCGCGCAAGATCGAGAACGCCATCGCCACCACGCAGGGCCTCAAGCACATCACCTCGACCCTGGTGGACGGCACGGCCACCATCGCAGCCGAGTTCCAGCTCGAAAAGCCGGTGCAGGAAGCGGTGGACGACGTGCGCTCGGCCGTGAGCCGCGTGCGCGCCGACCTGCCGGCCGACCTGCGCGACCCCATCGTCGCCAAGCTCGAACTGTCGTCCCAGCCCATCCTGGCGTTCGCCATCGCGTCCGACCGCCTGGACGACGAGGCGCTGTCGTGGTTCGTGGACGACACCCTCACCCGCCGCCTGCTGGCCGTGCCGGGCGTGGGCGCGGTGAACCGCGTGGGCGGCGTATCGCGCGAGGTGCGCGTGTCGCTCGACCCGCTGCGCCTGCAGGCCCTGCGGGCCACGGCCGCGGACGTGTCGCGCCAGCTGCGCCAGGTGCAGATCGAGAGCGCGGGTGGCCGCGCCGACCTCGGCGGCGCGGAGCAGCCCGTGCGCACCATCGCCACCGTGCAGACGGCGCAGGAGATCGGCGCCATGGACATCCCGCTCACCGACGGCCGCCACATCCGGCTCGACCAGGTGGCCACCATCAGCGACACGGTGGCCGAGCAGCGCACCGCCGCGCTGCTGGACGGCAAGCCGGTGATCGGCTTCGAGGTTTCGCGCAGCCGCGGCGCCAGCGAGGTCGAGGTGGGCGCGGGCGTGCAGCGGGCGCTGGACAAGCTCCAGGCCGAGCGGCCCGACCTGCACCTCACGCGCACGGTCGATTTCGTGGACATCGCCAGCGACGAGTACGACAGCTCCATGCGCCTGCTGTACGAGGGCGCCATCCTGGCCGTGGTCGTGGTGTGGCTCTTCCTGCGCGACTGGCGCGCGACCATCGTCTCGGCCGTGGCGCTGCCACTGTCGGTCATCCCGGCCTTCATCGGCATGCACCTGCTGGGCTTTTCCATCAACATCATCACGCTGCTGGCACTGTCGCTGGTGGTGGGCATCCTGGTGGACGACGCCATCGTGGAGGTGGAGAACATCGTGCGCCACCTGCGCATGGGCAAGTCGCCCTACCAGGCGGCGATGGAGGCGGCAGACGAGATCGGCCTGGCGGTGATCGCCACCACCTTCACGCTGATCGCGGTGTTCCTGCCCACCGCGTTCATGAGCGGCATCGCCGGGCGCTTTTTCAAGCAGTTCGGCTGGACGGCGGCGCTGGCGGTGTTCGCCTCGCTGGTGGTGGCACGGCTGCTCACGCCCATGATGGCCGCCTACATCATGAAACCCATGGTGGCGCAGGAAAAGGAGCCGCGCTGGCTGGGCACCTACATGCGCGCCTCGGCCTGGTGCCTGCGCCACCGCGTGATCACGCTGCTGGGCGCGCTGCTGTTCTTCGCCGGCTCGATCGCGCTGATCCCGCTGCTGCCCTCGGGTTTCATCCCGGCCGACGACAACGCGCAGACCCAGGTCAACCTGGAGCTGCCGCCCGGCAGCCTGCTGGCCGATGCCCGCGTGGCGGTGGCGCAGGCCACCGAACGCGTGCAGCGCGTGGGCCACGTGGCGAGCATCTACACCACCATCGGCGGCGGCTCGGCCGGCTCCGACCCGTTCGCCGGGGCGGGCGTGGGCGACCCGCGCAAGGCCACGCTCACCCTGCGCATGGACCCGCGCGGCGAGCGCCCGCGCAAGCAGGTCATCGAGCAGCAGCTGCGCGCCGCGCTGGAGGACCTGCCCGGCGTGCGCGTGAAGATCGGCCTGGGCGGCTCCAACGACAAGTACGTGCTGGCCCTGGCCAGCGAAGACCCGCAGGCCCTGGCCACGGCCGCGCAGGCGGTCGAGCGCGGCATCCGCACCATCCCGGGCATCGGCGGCGTGAGTTCCACCGCCAGCCTGGTGCGCCCCGAGATCGCCGTGCGCCCGGACTTCGCGCGCGCCGCCGACCTGGGCGTGACCAGCAGCGCCATCGCCGAGACCCTGCGCGTGGCCACGGTGGGCGACTACGACCAGTATTTGCCGAAGCTGAACCTGGCGCAGCGGCAGGTACCCATCGTCGTGCGCCTGGACAACGCGGCGCGCGAGGACCTGTCGGTGCTGGAGCGCCTCACGGTGCCCGGCGCCCGCGGGCCGGTGCGGCTGGGCGAGGTCGCCACGCTGGAGGTGGCGGGCGGGCCGGCCGTCATCAGCCGCTACGACCGCTCGCGCAACGTCAACTTCGAGATCGAGCTGGGCGCGCGCGGCCTGGGCGAGGTGACCGAGGCCGTCAAGCAACTGCCCGCCGTCGCCCAGTTGCCCGCAAGCGTGCGCCTGATCGACGTGGGCGATGCCGAGATGATGGGCGAGCTGTTCGCCAGCTTCGGCCTGGCGATGCTCACGGGCGTGATCTGCATCTACCTCGTGCTGGTGCTGCTGTTCAAGGACTTCCTGCAGCCGGTGACCATCCTGGCGGCGCTGCCGCTGTCGCTGGGCGGGGCGTTCGTGGCGCTGCTGGTGGCGGGCAAGAGCTTTTCGATGCCCTCGCTCATCGGGCTCATCATGCTGATGGGCATCGCCACCAAGAACTCCATCCTGCTGGTGGAGTACGCCATCGTGGCGCGCCGCGACCAGGGCATGAGCCGCTGGGACGCGCTGCTGGACGCCTGCCACAAGCGCGCGCGGCCCATCATCATGACCACGCTCGCCATGGGCGCCGGCATGATGCCCATCGCCCTGGCGCTGGGCAGCGCCGACATGAGCTTTCGCTCGCCCATGGCGGTGGCGGTGATCGGCGGGCTCATCACCTCGACCGTGCTCAGCCTGCTGGTGGTGCCGGCGGTGTTCACGTACGTGGACGACTTCGCGCAGTGGTTCCAGCGCCGGGTGATGCGGCGGCCCCCACCAGCCCCCCAGGCACCCCGCGCGCCCGAAGCGCCGCACCCGCTGTGA